A single Phoenix dactylifera cultivar Barhee BC4 chromosome 1, palm_55x_up_171113_PBpolish2nd_filt_p, whole genome shotgun sequence DNA region contains:
- the LOC103724305 gene encoding protease Do-like 2, chloroplastic isoform X4, with the protein MRFSGDVAELGIIQEGLYMKVICFATTGASSLVCPPLSGPLIDEEHEDSIGRCFSMVGQLKLLVRARYSLARLKGEEMVILSQGWCFLLAKNFLGLIPVINT; encoded by the exons GTTTTCTGGTGATGTTGCGGAGCTTGGTATCATCCAAGAAGGACTCTACATGAAAGTTATCTGTTTTGCAACCACAGGCGCATCAA GTCTTGTGTGCCCTCCACTGTCAGGACCATTAATAGA TGAGGAGCATGAAGATTCGATCGGG AGGTGTTTTTCCATGGTCGGTCAGCTAAAACTACTGGTTAGGGCACGCTACTCTTTAGCCAGGTTAAAAGGAGAAGAGATGGTAATTTTATCACAG GGATGGTGTTTCTTGCTTGCTAAAAACTTTTTAGGTCTAATTCCAGTCATCAATACATGA
- the LOC103724299 gene encoding superoxide dismutase [Cu-Zn], with amino-acid sequence MGKAVAVLGGTEGVTGTVYFTQEGDGPTTVTANISGLKPGLHGFHVHALGDTTNGCMSTGPHFNPDAKEHGAPEDKNRHAGDLGNVTAGEDGTVTFSIVDNQIPLSGPNSIVGRAIVVHADPDDLGKGGHELSKSTGNAGGRVACGVIGLQG; translated from the exons ATGGGGAAGGCTGTTGCTGTTCTTGGTGGCACAGAGGGTGTGACAGGCACTGTGTACTTCACCCAGGAAGGGGATG GTCCTACTACAGTGACAGCAAACATCTCTGGGCTCAAACCGGGGCTTCATGGCTTCCATGTTCACGCTCTGGGTGACACCACCAATGGTTGCATGTCTACTG GGCCGCATTTTAATCCTGATGCAAAGGAACATGGGGCACCTGAAGATAAGAACCGCCATGCTGGTGATCTTGGGAATGTGACTGCTGGCGAGGATG GTACTGTTACTTTTAGCATTGTTGACAACCAG ATTCCCCTCTCTGGACCAAATTCTATTGTTGGAAGGGCTATTGTTGTCCATGCTGATCCTGATGACCTTGGGAAGG GTGGTCATGAGCTTAGCAAAAGCACTGGAAATGCTGGTGGAAGAGTTGCATGTG GCGTTATCGGCCTGCAAGGATAA
- the LOC103724305 gene encoding protease Do-like 2, chloroplastic isoform X3 translates to MRFSGDVAELGIIQEGLYMKVICFATTGASRGQPSYLIIAGLVCPPLSGPLIDEEHEDSIGRCFSMVGQLKLLVRARYSLARLKGEEMVILSQGWCFLLAKNFLGLIPVINT, encoded by the exons GTTTTCTGGTGATGTTGCGGAGCTTGGTATCATCCAAGAAGGACTCTACATGAAAGTTATCTGTTTTGCAACCACAGGCGCATCAA GGGGGCAGCCTTCCTATCTGATAATTGCAGGTCTTGTGTGCCCTCCACTGTCAGGACCATTAATAGA TGAGGAGCATGAAGATTCGATCGGG AGGTGTTTTTCCATGGTCGGTCAGCTAAAACTACTGGTTAGGGCACGCTACTCTTTAGCCAGGTTAAAAGGAGAAGAGATGGTAATTTTATCACAG GGATGGTGTTTCTTGCTTGCTAAAAACTTTTTAGGTCTAATTCCAGTCATCAATACATGA